In the Bacillus tuaregi genome, one interval contains:
- a CDS encoding methyl-accepting chemotaxis protein, whose product MTVLSDSIVEVNSAAKALKDKISNLESSVNKISNITNIINGIADQTNLLALNASIEAARAGEAGKGFSVVAEEIRKLAEQSKLSSENINKLVVEISSDTKDMVNTSDDMIKEVNDQIEVANTSVLSFKNIINAINKIIPKMQSINGSMGKLQTNQGVIVDKVQGASAVAQEVAASAEEISSSSQQMNASAEEVSASATQLSHISKDVIVEIDKFTL is encoded by the coding sequence ATGACGGTTTTATCCGATTCAATCGTTGAGGTCAATTCAGCAGCTAAGGCCTTAAAGGATAAAATTTCTAACCTTGAATCGAGCGTTAATAAAATCAGTAATATCACCAATATCATTAACGGCATAGCGGATCAAACCAATTTATTGGCCCTCAATGCTTCGATTGAAGCGGCAAGAGCGGGTGAAGCGGGTAAAGGGTTCTCTGTTGTTGCCGAGGAGATTAGAAAACTCGCCGAGCAAAGTAAGCTCTCTTCCGAAAACATTAACAAGCTGGTCGTCGAAATATCCTCAGATACAAAGGATATGGTGAATACATCAGATGACATGATTAAAGAGGTGAATGATCAAATCGAGGTGGCGAATACCTCCGTTCTTTCTTTTAAAAATATTATAAACGCGATTAACAAAATCATTCCAAAAATGCAGAGCATCAATGGATCAATGGGTAAGCTTCAGACTAATCAAGGTGTGATTGTGGACAAGGTGCAAGGCGCTTCAGCCGTAGCTCAGGAGGTGGCTGCATCAGCCGAGGAAATTTCCTCCTCCTCCCAGCAAATGAATGCATCAGCCGAAGAAGTCTCTGCATCCGCCACACAACTAAGCCATATTAGCAAAGATGTCATTGTTGAAATAGATAAATTCACCTTATAA
- a CDS encoding acyltransferase, with protein MNERVLYLDWLRVMAITMVVTIHISGGIVQVNYFDVPTNWLAANFYESISRSAVSLFVMMSGAVLLGNNREFQYKPFFTKRMSKLFIPLLGWSMIYYGYQVFADWYPSFSLKEFIVLFLTNGVSGHFWFMYMMIGLYLTVPIINIFIRHAQKRDIEYFLLLWIYASVIVKAMKFIWGYSFSIELFMVTNYIGYFVLGYYLHSFPLKSLWEKTAIVFGGIGIFITFVLTYYDTIAAGGILQEFWYENHAPNVLLSSIGIFLLCKNLLAKRKLGFIFNQISGLSYGIYLVHILLMTILSSKTIVVINELFYPALAIPLNVILFVTLSCGLTFLLNKIPLLRKLVS; from the coding sequence ATGAATGAACGTGTGTTATATCTGGATTGGCTGCGAGTGATGGCGATTACAATGGTGGTTACGATACATATTTCTGGTGGCATCGTCCAAGTTAATTATTTTGATGTGCCAACGAACTGGCTAGCAGCGAACTTCTATGAATCGATATCAAGGAGTGCGGTTTCCTTGTTTGTCATGATGAGCGGGGCCGTTTTACTTGGTAATAACCGGGAGTTTCAATACAAACCATTTTTTACAAAAAGAATGAGTAAATTATTCATTCCCTTACTCGGCTGGAGCATGATTTATTATGGCTACCAAGTGTTTGCGGATTGGTATCCATCTTTCTCACTGAAAGAATTTATCGTCCTTTTTCTCACAAACGGAGTGAGTGGTCACTTTTGGTTCATGTACATGATGATTGGCCTCTATTTAACGGTACCAATCATAAATATCTTTATTCGACATGCCCAAAAACGGGACATTGAATATTTTTTACTTCTTTGGATTTATGCGTCTGTGATTGTAAAAGCGATGAAGTTTATTTGGGGCTATAGTTTTTCCATCGAGTTATTCATGGTAACGAATTATATTGGCTACTTTGTGTTAGGGTATTATCTTCATAGTTTTCCATTAAAAAGCCTATGGGAGAAAACGGCGATCGTGTTCGGCGGTATCGGAATCTTTATCACCTTTGTCCTGACGTATTATGACACCATAGCAGCGGGCGGAATCCTGCAGGAATTTTGGTATGAAAACCATGCGCCAAATGTTCTTTTATCGTCGATCGGGATTTTTCTCTTATGTAAAAATCTTTTGGCTAAAAGAAAATTAGGATTTATCTTCAATCAAATAAGCGGCTTAAGCTATGGAATCTATCTCGTTCATATTTTACTCATGACCATTCTTTCGAGTAAAACAATCGTCGTCATAAATGAACTTTTCTATCCAGCTCTCGCTATCCCGTTAAATGTGATTCTCTTTGTCACACTCAGCTGCGGCCTGACCTTTCTACTGAATAAAATTCCACTCTTAAGAAAGCTAGTTTCCTAG